One segment of Ziziphus jujuba cultivar Dongzao chromosome 12, ASM3175591v1 DNA contains the following:
- the LOC107434908 gene encoding binding partner of ACD11 1 encodes MNSDGYTVEVTGLSSKATEKDVYDFFAFSGAIDHVEIVRSGECACTAYVTFKDAYSQDTACLLSGATIIDQRVCITRWGHYQDEFDFWNTPQRNEYETSSSHSERSQFVSNAGEAVTMAQEVVKTMLAKGYVLGKDAIAKAKSYDESQQVSATAAAKVSELSERIGLADKIHAGVEAVKSVEEKYHVSEMTKSAMLATGRTATAAAITVVNSSYFSRGALWVSGALDRAAKAAADLGNRGVNN; translated from the exons ATGAATTCAGATGGTTATACGGTAGAAGTTACGGGCCTTTCTTCGAAAGCCACAGAGAAGGATGTCTATGATTTTTTCGCTTTCTCTGGTGCAATTGACCATGTCGAAATCGTCAG ATCTGGAGAATGTGCTTGTACTGCTTACGTAACGTTCAAGGATGCATATTCTCAGGACACTGCTTGCTTGCTCAGT GGTGCCACAATCATAGATCAACGTGTTTGCATAACACGCTGGGGACACTATCAAgatgaatttgatttttggaaCACTCCACAGAGGAATGAATACGAAACTAGTTCCAGT CATTCTGAGAGAAGTCAATTTGTATCTAATGCTGGGGAAGCAGTGACTATGGCACAGGAAGTGGTCAAAACCATGCTAGCCAAGGGGTATGTACTGGGCAAAGATGCAATAGCTAAGGCCAAAAGCTATGATGAATCTCAACAAGTTTCAGCAACAGCAGCAGCTAAGGTTTCTGAGCTGAGCGAAAGAATTGGCCTCGCTGATAAGATTCACGCAGGAGTTGAAGCTGTGAAATCTGTAGAGGAGAAGTACCATGTCTCGGAGATGACCAAGTCCGCCATGTTGGCAACAGGAAGAACGGCTACGGCAGCTGCGATCACGGTTGTAAACAGTTCCTACTTTTCTAGGGGAGCTCTTTGGGTTTCAGGTGCTCTAGATCGAGCTGCCAAAGCTGCTGCAGATTTGGGTAACCGAGGTGTTAATAATTGA
- the LOC107434904 gene encoding sucrose transport protein SUC3 isoform X2 — translation MAGKTDSVTIRVPYRNLKEAEREVEMVGVEPNHRIELNSPSSSSPGVVPNGNSDLSPQIPPRSKQCSLIYLVLSCTIAAGVQFGWALQLSLLTPYIQTLGIGHAFSSFIWLCGPITGLVVQPCVGIWSDKCTSKYGRRRPFILAGSLLISVSVILIGFSADIGYHLGDTKEHCSTFKGTRTKAAFIFIIGFWLLDLANNTVQGPARALLADLAGPDQRNTANAVFCSWMAVGNILGFSSGASGKWHEWFPFLLSRACCEACGNLKAAFLIAVLFLTLCTLVTIYFADEVPLTLNEAHRLSDSAPLLDDVQQNGLESSRLKPDIAVDSANGRSDINLKHANSKVEDDQNHGFNDGPGAVLVNLLTSLRHLPPAMHSVLIVMALSWLSWFPFFLFDTDWMGREVYHGDPKGSTSEIKAYDQGVREGAFGLLLNSVILGISSFLIEPMCQRMGAKLVWALSNFIVFACMAGTAIISLISVKEYSQGIEHVIGGSATIKNASLVVFALLGFPLAITYSVPFSVTAQLTADSGGGQGLAIGVLNLAIVVPQMIVSLGAGPWDALFGGGNIPAFVLASFAALAAGVIAIRRLPNLSSSSFTSSGFHFG, via the exons ATGGCGGGGAAGACGGACTCAGTGACGATCCGGGTTCCTTACAGGAACCTGAAGGAAGCGGAGAGGGAAGTGGAAATGGTGGGAGTTGAGCCTAACCATCGGATCGAGCTCAATTCCCCTTCTTCATCATCTCCAGGGGTAGTTCCCAATGGGAATTCCGACCTCTCGCCGCAGATTCCTCCTAGATCCAAACAGTGTAGTCTGATTTATCTCGTTCTTAGTTGTACGATCGCCGCCGGTGTTCAATTCGGTTGGGCTTTACAGCTTTCGCTTTTGACTCCCTATATACAG ACACTTGGAATAGGGCATGCCTTTTCTTCATTTATTTGGCTATGTGGCCCTATTACAGGCCTTGTG GTTCAACCCTGTGTTGGTATTTGGAGTGATAAATGTACTTCAAAATATGGAAGAAGACGTCCATTCATTCTTGCTGGATCTCTCTTGATTTCAGTTTCA GTGATATTAATCGGCTTCTCTGCAGACATAGGATACCATTTAGGAGATACAAAGGAGCATTGCAG CACATTCAAAGGTACTCGAACGAAGGCAGCTTTTATCTTTATAATTGGATTTTGGCTGCTTGATCTTGCCAATAATACGGTGCAG GGACCAGCTCGTGCTCTTCTAGCGGATCTTGCAG GCCCTGATCAACGCAACACAGCAAATGCTGTGTTTTGCTCGTGGATGGCTGTTGGTAACATCCTAGGATTTTCTTCAGGAGCAAGTGGAAAATGGCATGA ATGGTTTCCCTTCTTGTTAAGTAGAGCTTGTTGTGAAGCCTGTGGAAATCTTAAAGCAGCGTTTCTTATTGCTGTG CTCTTCCTGACTTTATGCACACTTGTGACTATATATTTTGCTGATGAGGTTCCACTCACTTTGAATGAGGCTCATCGTTTATCAGATTCTGCTCCATTGTTGGATGATGTACAACAAAATGGTCTTGAAAGTTCAAGGTTAAAGCCTGATATTGCAGTTGACAGTGCCAATGGGAGAAGTGATATAAATTTAAAGCATGCAAACTCAAAAGTTGAGGATGATCAGAATCATGGTTTTAATGATGGTCCTGGAGCAGTATTAGTGAATCTGTTAACCAGTTTAAGGCATTTACCACCTGCAATGCATTCTGTTCTCATTGTAATGGCTTTAAGTTGG ttgtccTGGTTTCCATTCTTTCTTTTCGATACGGATTGGATGGGCAGAGAAGTATATCATGGGGATCCAAAAGGGAGCACATCTGAGATAAAAGCCTATGATCAAGGTGTCAGAGAAGGTGCATTTGGTTTGCTATTGAATTCA GTTATTCTTGGTATCAGTTCATTTCTCATTGAACCAATGTGCCAGCGGATGGGTGCAAAACTAGTATGGGCATTGAGCAATTTTATTGTGTTTGCCTGCATGGCAGGCACTGCAATCATAAGTTTGATATCTGTCAAAGAATATTCTCAAGGAATTGAACATGTAATTGGAGGGAGTGCTACCATCAAGAATGCTTCCCTCGTTGTTTTTGCTCTTCTTGGCTTCCCTCTTGCT ATTACATACAGTGTTCCCTTTTCCGTCACAGCACAGCTGACGGCAGATTCCGGTGGTGGCCAAG GACTGGCTATTGGAGTTCTGAATCTGGCAATTGTTGTTCCACAG ATGATTGTATCCCTTGGTGCTGGACCATGGGATGCTTTATTCGGTGGAGGAAATATACCTGCCTTTGTTTTGGCTTCTTTTGCTGCCCTTGCAGCCGGTGTCATTGCAATTCGTAGGCTACCAAATCTGTCCAGCAGTTCTTTCACGTCATCTGGTTTTCATTTTGGTTAA
- the LOC107434904 gene encoding sucrose transport protein SUC3 isoform X3 translates to MAGKTDSVTIRVPYRNLKEAEREVEMVGVEPNHRIELNSPSSSSPGVVPNGNSDLSPQIPPRSKQCSLIYLVLSCTIAAGVQFGWALQLSLLTPYIQTLGIGHAFSSFIWLCGPITGLVVQPCVGIWSDKCTSKYGRRRPFILAGSLLISVSVILIGFSADIGYHLGDTKEHCSTFKGTRTKAAFIFIIGFWLLDLANNTVQGPARALLADLAGPDQRNTANAVFCSWMAVGNILGFSSGASGKWHEWFPFLLSRACCEACGNLKAAFLIAVLFLTLCTLVTIYFADEVPLTLNEAHRLSDSAPLLDDVQQNGLESSRLKPDIAVDSANGRSDINLKHANSKVEDDQNHGFNDGPGAVLVNLLTSLRHLPPAMHSVLIVMALSWLSWFPFFLFDTDWMGREVYHGDPKGSTSEIKAYDQGVREGTAIISLISVKEYSQGIEHVIGGSATIKNASLVVFALLGFPLAITYSVPFSVTAQLTADSGGGQGLAIGVLNLAIVVPQMIVSLGAGPWDALFGGGNIPAFVLASFAALAAGVIAIRRLPNLSSSSFTSSGFHFG, encoded by the exons ATGGCGGGGAAGACGGACTCAGTGACGATCCGGGTTCCTTACAGGAACCTGAAGGAAGCGGAGAGGGAAGTGGAAATGGTGGGAGTTGAGCCTAACCATCGGATCGAGCTCAATTCCCCTTCTTCATCATCTCCAGGGGTAGTTCCCAATGGGAATTCCGACCTCTCGCCGCAGATTCCTCCTAGATCCAAACAGTGTAGTCTGATTTATCTCGTTCTTAGTTGTACGATCGCCGCCGGTGTTCAATTCGGTTGGGCTTTACAGCTTTCGCTTTTGACTCCCTATATACAG ACACTTGGAATAGGGCATGCCTTTTCTTCATTTATTTGGCTATGTGGCCCTATTACAGGCCTTGTG GTTCAACCCTGTGTTGGTATTTGGAGTGATAAATGTACTTCAAAATATGGAAGAAGACGTCCATTCATTCTTGCTGGATCTCTCTTGATTTCAGTTTCA GTGATATTAATCGGCTTCTCTGCAGACATAGGATACCATTTAGGAGATACAAAGGAGCATTGCAG CACATTCAAAGGTACTCGAACGAAGGCAGCTTTTATCTTTATAATTGGATTTTGGCTGCTTGATCTTGCCAATAATACGGTGCAG GGACCAGCTCGTGCTCTTCTAGCGGATCTTGCAG GCCCTGATCAACGCAACACAGCAAATGCTGTGTTTTGCTCGTGGATGGCTGTTGGTAACATCCTAGGATTTTCTTCAGGAGCAAGTGGAAAATGGCATGA ATGGTTTCCCTTCTTGTTAAGTAGAGCTTGTTGTGAAGCCTGTGGAAATCTTAAAGCAGCGTTTCTTATTGCTGTG CTCTTCCTGACTTTATGCACACTTGTGACTATATATTTTGCTGATGAGGTTCCACTCACTTTGAATGAGGCTCATCGTTTATCAGATTCTGCTCCATTGTTGGATGATGTACAACAAAATGGTCTTGAAAGTTCAAGGTTAAAGCCTGATATTGCAGTTGACAGTGCCAATGGGAGAAGTGATATAAATTTAAAGCATGCAAACTCAAAAGTTGAGGATGATCAGAATCATGGTTTTAATGATGGTCCTGGAGCAGTATTAGTGAATCTGTTAACCAGTTTAAGGCATTTACCACCTGCAATGCATTCTGTTCTCATTGTAATGGCTTTAAGTTGG ttgtccTGGTTTCCATTCTTTCTTTTCGATACGGATTGGATGGGCAGAGAAGTATATCATGGGGATCCAAAAGGGAGCACATCTGAGATAAAAGCCTATGATCAAGGTGTCAGAGAAG GCACTGCAATCATAAGTTTGATATCTGTCAAAGAATATTCTCAAGGAATTGAACATGTAATTGGAGGGAGTGCTACCATCAAGAATGCTTCCCTCGTTGTTTTTGCTCTTCTTGGCTTCCCTCTTGCT ATTACATACAGTGTTCCCTTTTCCGTCACAGCACAGCTGACGGCAGATTCCGGTGGTGGCCAAG GACTGGCTATTGGAGTTCTGAATCTGGCAATTGTTGTTCCACAG ATGATTGTATCCCTTGGTGCTGGACCATGGGATGCTTTATTCGGTGGAGGAAATATACCTGCCTTTGTTTTGGCTTCTTTTGCTGCCCTTGCAGCCGGTGTCATTGCAATTCGTAGGCTACCAAATCTGTCCAGCAGTTCTTTCACGTCATCTGGTTTTCATTTTGGTTAA
- the LOC107434904 gene encoding sucrose transport protein SUC3 isoform X1, with protein sequence MAGKTDSVTIRVPYRNLKEAEREVEMVGVEPNHRIELNSPSSSSPGVVPNGNSDLSPQIPPRSKQCSLIYLVLSCTIAAGVQFGWALQLSLLTPYIQTLGIGHAFSSFIWLCGPITGLVVQPCVGIWSDKCTSKYGRRRPFILAGSLLISVSVILIGFSADIGYHLGDTKEHCSTFKGTRTKAAFIFIIGFWLLDLANNTVQGPARALLADLAGPDQRNTANAVFCSWMAVGNILGFSSGASGKWHEWFPFLLSRACCEACGNLKAAFLIAVLFLTLCTLVTIYFADEVPLTLNEAHRLSDSAPLLDDVQQNGLESSRLKPDIAVDSANGRSDINLKHANSKVEDDQNHGFNDGPGAVLVNLLTSLRHLPPAMHSVLIVMALSWLSWFPFFLFDTDWMGREVYHGDPKGSTSEIKAYDQGVREGAFGLLLNSVILGISSFLIEPMCQRMGAKLVWALSNFIVFACMAGTAIISLISVKEYSQGIEHVIGGSATIKNASLVVFALLGFPLAVSIIARLSEAFHLTRKLMFMINCLFLQITYSVPFSVTAQLTADSGGGQGLAIGVLNLAIVVPQMIVSLGAGPWDALFGGGNIPAFVLASFAALAAGVIAIRRLPNLSSSSFTSSGFHFG encoded by the exons ATGGCGGGGAAGACGGACTCAGTGACGATCCGGGTTCCTTACAGGAACCTGAAGGAAGCGGAGAGGGAAGTGGAAATGGTGGGAGTTGAGCCTAACCATCGGATCGAGCTCAATTCCCCTTCTTCATCATCTCCAGGGGTAGTTCCCAATGGGAATTCCGACCTCTCGCCGCAGATTCCTCCTAGATCCAAACAGTGTAGTCTGATTTATCTCGTTCTTAGTTGTACGATCGCCGCCGGTGTTCAATTCGGTTGGGCTTTACAGCTTTCGCTTTTGACTCCCTATATACAG ACACTTGGAATAGGGCATGCCTTTTCTTCATTTATTTGGCTATGTGGCCCTATTACAGGCCTTGTG GTTCAACCCTGTGTTGGTATTTGGAGTGATAAATGTACTTCAAAATATGGAAGAAGACGTCCATTCATTCTTGCTGGATCTCTCTTGATTTCAGTTTCA GTGATATTAATCGGCTTCTCTGCAGACATAGGATACCATTTAGGAGATACAAAGGAGCATTGCAG CACATTCAAAGGTACTCGAACGAAGGCAGCTTTTATCTTTATAATTGGATTTTGGCTGCTTGATCTTGCCAATAATACGGTGCAG GGACCAGCTCGTGCTCTTCTAGCGGATCTTGCAG GCCCTGATCAACGCAACACAGCAAATGCTGTGTTTTGCTCGTGGATGGCTGTTGGTAACATCCTAGGATTTTCTTCAGGAGCAAGTGGAAAATGGCATGA ATGGTTTCCCTTCTTGTTAAGTAGAGCTTGTTGTGAAGCCTGTGGAAATCTTAAAGCAGCGTTTCTTATTGCTGTG CTCTTCCTGACTTTATGCACACTTGTGACTATATATTTTGCTGATGAGGTTCCACTCACTTTGAATGAGGCTCATCGTTTATCAGATTCTGCTCCATTGTTGGATGATGTACAACAAAATGGTCTTGAAAGTTCAAGGTTAAAGCCTGATATTGCAGTTGACAGTGCCAATGGGAGAAGTGATATAAATTTAAAGCATGCAAACTCAAAAGTTGAGGATGATCAGAATCATGGTTTTAATGATGGTCCTGGAGCAGTATTAGTGAATCTGTTAACCAGTTTAAGGCATTTACCACCTGCAATGCATTCTGTTCTCATTGTAATGGCTTTAAGTTGG ttgtccTGGTTTCCATTCTTTCTTTTCGATACGGATTGGATGGGCAGAGAAGTATATCATGGGGATCCAAAAGGGAGCACATCTGAGATAAAAGCCTATGATCAAGGTGTCAGAGAAGGTGCATTTGGTTTGCTATTGAATTCA GTTATTCTTGGTATCAGTTCATTTCTCATTGAACCAATGTGCCAGCGGATGGGTGCAAAACTAGTATGGGCATTGAGCAATTTTATTGTGTTTGCCTGCATGGCAGGCACTGCAATCATAAGTTTGATATCTGTCAAAGAATATTCTCAAGGAATTGAACATGTAATTGGAGGGAGTGCTACCATCAAGAATGCTTCCCTCGTTGTTTTTGCTCTTCTTGGCTTCCCTCTTGCTGTAAGTATTATTGCTCGTTTATCTGAAGCATTTCATCTGACCCGAAAGCTCATGTTTATGATAAATTGTCTATTTTTGCAGATTACATACAGTGTTCCCTTTTCCGTCACAGCACAGCTGACGGCAGATTCCGGTGGTGGCCAAG GACTGGCTATTGGAGTTCTGAATCTGGCAATTGTTGTTCCACAG ATGATTGTATCCCTTGGTGCTGGACCATGGGATGCTTTATTCGGTGGAGGAAATATACCTGCCTTTGTTTTGGCTTCTTTTGCTGCCCTTGCAGCCGGTGTCATTGCAATTCGTAGGCTACCAAATCTGTCCAGCAGTTCTTTCACGTCATCTGGTTTTCATTTTGGTTAA
- the LOC107434904 gene encoding sucrose transport protein SUC3 isoform X4, whose protein sequence is MAFISVMDLTLGIGHAFSSFIWLCGPITGLVVQPCVGIWSDKCTSKYGRRRPFILAGSLLISVSVILIGFSADIGYHLGDTKEHCSTFKGTRTKAAFIFIIGFWLLDLANNTVQGPARALLADLAGPDQRNTANAVFCSWMAVGNILGFSSGASGKWHEWFPFLLSRACCEACGNLKAAFLIAVLFLTLCTLVTIYFADEVPLTLNEAHRLSDSAPLLDDVQQNGLESSRLKPDIAVDSANGRSDINLKHANSKVEDDQNHGFNDGPGAVLVNLLTSLRHLPPAMHSVLIVMALSWLSWFPFFLFDTDWMGREVYHGDPKGSTSEIKAYDQGVREGAFGLLLNSVILGISSFLIEPMCQRMGAKLVWALSNFIVFACMAGTAIISLISVKEYSQGIEHVIGGSATIKNASLVVFALLGFPLAITYSVPFSVTAQLTADSGGGQGLAIGVLNLAIVVPQMIVSLGAGPWDALFGGGNIPAFVLASFAALAAGVIAIRRLPNLSSSSFTSSGFHFG, encoded by the exons ATGGCCTTTATTTCCGTAATGGATTTG ACACTTGGAATAGGGCATGCCTTTTCTTCATTTATTTGGCTATGTGGCCCTATTACAGGCCTTGTG GTTCAACCCTGTGTTGGTATTTGGAGTGATAAATGTACTTCAAAATATGGAAGAAGACGTCCATTCATTCTTGCTGGATCTCTCTTGATTTCAGTTTCA GTGATATTAATCGGCTTCTCTGCAGACATAGGATACCATTTAGGAGATACAAAGGAGCATTGCAG CACATTCAAAGGTACTCGAACGAAGGCAGCTTTTATCTTTATAATTGGATTTTGGCTGCTTGATCTTGCCAATAATACGGTGCAG GGACCAGCTCGTGCTCTTCTAGCGGATCTTGCAG GCCCTGATCAACGCAACACAGCAAATGCTGTGTTTTGCTCGTGGATGGCTGTTGGTAACATCCTAGGATTTTCTTCAGGAGCAAGTGGAAAATGGCATGA ATGGTTTCCCTTCTTGTTAAGTAGAGCTTGTTGTGAAGCCTGTGGAAATCTTAAAGCAGCGTTTCTTATTGCTGTG CTCTTCCTGACTTTATGCACACTTGTGACTATATATTTTGCTGATGAGGTTCCACTCACTTTGAATGAGGCTCATCGTTTATCAGATTCTGCTCCATTGTTGGATGATGTACAACAAAATGGTCTTGAAAGTTCAAGGTTAAAGCCTGATATTGCAGTTGACAGTGCCAATGGGAGAAGTGATATAAATTTAAAGCATGCAAACTCAAAAGTTGAGGATGATCAGAATCATGGTTTTAATGATGGTCCTGGAGCAGTATTAGTGAATCTGTTAACCAGTTTAAGGCATTTACCACCTGCAATGCATTCTGTTCTCATTGTAATGGCTTTAAGTTGG ttgtccTGGTTTCCATTCTTTCTTTTCGATACGGATTGGATGGGCAGAGAAGTATATCATGGGGATCCAAAAGGGAGCACATCTGAGATAAAAGCCTATGATCAAGGTGTCAGAGAAGGTGCATTTGGTTTGCTATTGAATTCA GTTATTCTTGGTATCAGTTCATTTCTCATTGAACCAATGTGCCAGCGGATGGGTGCAAAACTAGTATGGGCATTGAGCAATTTTATTGTGTTTGCCTGCATGGCAGGCACTGCAATCATAAGTTTGATATCTGTCAAAGAATATTCTCAAGGAATTGAACATGTAATTGGAGGGAGTGCTACCATCAAGAATGCTTCCCTCGTTGTTTTTGCTCTTCTTGGCTTCCCTCTTGCT ATTACATACAGTGTTCCCTTTTCCGTCACAGCACAGCTGACGGCAGATTCCGGTGGTGGCCAAG GACTGGCTATTGGAGTTCTGAATCTGGCAATTGTTGTTCCACAG ATGATTGTATCCCTTGGTGCTGGACCATGGGATGCTTTATTCGGTGGAGGAAATATACCTGCCTTTGTTTTGGCTTCTTTTGCTGCCCTTGCAGCCGGTGTCATTGCAATTCGTAGGCTACCAAATCTGTCCAGCAGTTCTTTCACGTCATCTGGTTTTCATTTTGGTTAA